The following are encoded together in the Xiphophorus hellerii strain 12219 chromosome 3, Xiphophorus_hellerii-4.1, whole genome shotgun sequence genome:
- the LOC116717815 gene encoding WD repeat-containing protein wdr-5.1 isoform X2: MRYTLPSISRKAELRSRLAELQLQLSGPQQTLGIVGDGNKEKMKRQVENAPETLSSQTPPASKILKGEAESKAAGTPAPAARQRAAGGNEGDTAGPQDATESAKVSLQSRDESGCSPEELLRQEEAEFSSLTASWEKARFRLRLLVGHNDIVTSVVAVDNLVVSGSRDTTVKVWHVPTATEQKNLGGHTGGVTCLSAPPLECCRRLARSLSLSDKERFILSGSADCNVKIWALSIGQCVKSIYTFNAVTALSFAPEGDGYIITGSDGGKVQAWSWHTFQNCQSVKAHEEAVTSIQSQGPLVFSGSAEGGVSVWENRRSEREPLKLLHHWSSQVTGLSGGPGGRLTLSPRGDRVVLAYGRASIKILHWRTGVISRLTNHSSITGVTDCVHQTGGILIGSCYDLANGESSLNLFSLPQCRYLASLTWPDAPRILCFAAWTTGSGDHRWVTGGRDLIVWEQLPSSGKNRGDVTVKRNSLMDTTVLESEGDTEEDEDTNDYEDNEDGGAEEDGSPGSWLRCVLQ, from the exons ATGAGATATACACTACCTTCT ATCTCCAGGAAGGCGGAGCTGCGTTCCAGATTGGCTGagcttcagctgcagctttctGGCCCGCAGCAAACTCTTGGGATTGTGGGAGACGGAAATAAGGAGAAGATGAAAAGACAAGT GGAAAATGCCCCTGAGACCCTTTCATCACAAACGCCTCCAGCCTCCAAGATCCTTAAGGGAGAAGCTGAGTCCAAAGCTGCAGGAACGCCAGCGCCGGCTGCCAGGCAGAGGGCGGCAGGAGGAAACGAAGGAGATACGGCAGGACCTCAGGATGCGACTGAATCGGCCAAGGTGTCACTTCAGAGCAGAGACGAGTCAGGATGCTCTCCAGAAGAGCTGCTGCGGCAGGAAG AAGCAGAGTTTTCATCCCTCACAGCGTCCTGGGAGAAAGCGCGGTTTCGCTTGAGGCTGCTGGTGGGTCACAATGACATAGTCACCAGTGTGGTTGCTGTTGACAACCTGGTGGTTTCTGGAAG TCGAGACACGACGGTGAAGGTGTGGCACGTTCCCACGGCAACAGAGCAGAAGAACCTGGGGGGCCACACTGGCGGAGTCACCTGCCTGTCTGCGCCTCCCCTCGAGTGTTGCAGGAGGCTGG CCAGGTCCCTGTCCTTGTCTGACAAAGAGAGGTTTATTTTGAGCGGCTCTGCAGACTGCAATGTGAAGATCTGGGCCCTGAGCATCG GGCAGTGTGTTAAGTCTATCTACACATTCAACGCCGTGACTGCGCTCTCCTTCGCGCCTGAGGGGGACGGCTACATCATCACCGGTTCAG ACGGGGGGAAAGTTCAAGCCTGGAGCTGGCATACTTTCCAAAACTGCCAGTCAGTCAAGGCACACGAGGAAGCAGTCACCTCCATCCAG TCTCAGGGTCCTCTGGTGTTCAGTGGCTCGGCTGAGGGGGGGGTGTCTGTGTGGGAGAACCGGCGTTCGGAGCGAGAGCCCCTCAAGCTGCTGCACCACTGGAGCAGCCAGGTGACGGGCCTCAGCGGGGGGCCGGGCGGCCGACTGACGCTCAGCCCGCGCGGGGACCGGGTGGTCCTGGCTTACGGTCGAGCCTCCATCAAGATCCTTCACTGGAGGACAG GAGTGATATCCAGGCTGACCAATCACAGCAGCATCACCGGCGTGACAGATTGTGTTCACCAGACGGGGGGCATCCTAATTGGCTCCTGCTACGACCTGGCGAACGGCGAGAGCTCCCTTAACT TGTTCTCTCTGCCTCAGTGTCGCTATCTGGCCTCCCTGACCTGGCCGGATGCTCCCAGAATCCTCTGCTTCGCGGCATGGACGACTGGTAGTGGAGACCACCGCTGGGTGACCGGTGGCCGAGACCTCATAGTGTGGGAGCAGCTCCCCAGTTCCGGGAAAAACAG GGGTGACGTCACGGTGAAGAGAAACAGCCTGATGGACACGACGGTGCTGGAATCAGAGGGGGACACCGAGGAAGACGAGGACACCAACG ATTACGAGGATAATGAGGACGGAGGGGCTGAGGAGGACGGATCGCCTGGCTCGTGGCTGCGCTGCGTTCTCCAGTGA
- the LOC116717815 gene encoding pre-mRNA-splicing factor PRP46 isoform X1, translated as MGEVRKLQKKLRQIENLEIKISLSPEEKYKISRKAELRSRLAELQLQLSGPQQTLGIVGDGNKEKMKRQVENAPETLSSQTPPASKILKGEAESKAAGTPAPAARQRAAGGNEGDTAGPQDATESAKVSLQSRDESGCSPEELLRQEEAEFSSLTASWEKARFRLRLLVGHNDIVTSVVAVDNLVVSGSRDTTVKVWHVPTATEQKNLGGHTGGVTCLSAPPLECCRRLARSLSLSDKERFILSGSADCNVKIWALSIGQCVKSIYTFNAVTALSFAPEGDGYIITGSDGGKVQAWSWHTFQNCQSVKAHEEAVTSIQSQGPLVFSGSAEGGVSVWENRRSEREPLKLLHHWSSQVTGLSGGPGGRLTLSPRGDRVVLAYGRASIKILHWRTGVISRLTNHSSITGVTDCVHQTGGILIGSCYDLANGESSLNLFSLPQCRYLASLTWPDAPRILCFAAWTTGSGDHRWVTGGRDLIVWEQLPSSGKNRGDVTVKRNSLMDTTVLESEGDTEEDEDTNDYEDNEDGGAEEDGSPGSWLRCVLQ; from the exons ATGGGGGAGGTGAGGAAGCTGCAGAAGAAGTTAAGGCAGATTgaaaatctggaaataaaaatcagtctGAGCCCAGAGGAGAAATATAAG ATCTCCAGGAAGGCGGAGCTGCGTTCCAGATTGGCTGagcttcagctgcagctttctGGCCCGCAGCAAACTCTTGGGATTGTGGGAGACGGAAATAAGGAGAAGATGAAAAGACAAGT GGAAAATGCCCCTGAGACCCTTTCATCACAAACGCCTCCAGCCTCCAAGATCCTTAAGGGAGAAGCTGAGTCCAAAGCTGCAGGAACGCCAGCGCCGGCTGCCAGGCAGAGGGCGGCAGGAGGAAACGAAGGAGATACGGCAGGACCTCAGGATGCGACTGAATCGGCCAAGGTGTCACTTCAGAGCAGAGACGAGTCAGGATGCTCTCCAGAAGAGCTGCTGCGGCAGGAAG AAGCAGAGTTTTCATCCCTCACAGCGTCCTGGGAGAAAGCGCGGTTTCGCTTGAGGCTGCTGGTGGGTCACAATGACATAGTCACCAGTGTGGTTGCTGTTGACAACCTGGTGGTTTCTGGAAG TCGAGACACGACGGTGAAGGTGTGGCACGTTCCCACGGCAACAGAGCAGAAGAACCTGGGGGGCCACACTGGCGGAGTCACCTGCCTGTCTGCGCCTCCCCTCGAGTGTTGCAGGAGGCTGG CCAGGTCCCTGTCCTTGTCTGACAAAGAGAGGTTTATTTTGAGCGGCTCTGCAGACTGCAATGTGAAGATCTGGGCCCTGAGCATCG GGCAGTGTGTTAAGTCTATCTACACATTCAACGCCGTGACTGCGCTCTCCTTCGCGCCTGAGGGGGACGGCTACATCATCACCGGTTCAG ACGGGGGGAAAGTTCAAGCCTGGAGCTGGCATACTTTCCAAAACTGCCAGTCAGTCAAGGCACACGAGGAAGCAGTCACCTCCATCCAG TCTCAGGGTCCTCTGGTGTTCAGTGGCTCGGCTGAGGGGGGGGTGTCTGTGTGGGAGAACCGGCGTTCGGAGCGAGAGCCCCTCAAGCTGCTGCACCACTGGAGCAGCCAGGTGACGGGCCTCAGCGGGGGGCCGGGCGGCCGACTGACGCTCAGCCCGCGCGGGGACCGGGTGGTCCTGGCTTACGGTCGAGCCTCCATCAAGATCCTTCACTGGAGGACAG GAGTGATATCCAGGCTGACCAATCACAGCAGCATCACCGGCGTGACAGATTGTGTTCACCAGACGGGGGGCATCCTAATTGGCTCCTGCTACGACCTGGCGAACGGCGAGAGCTCCCTTAACT TGTTCTCTCTGCCTCAGTGTCGCTATCTGGCCTCCCTGACCTGGCCGGATGCTCCCAGAATCCTCTGCTTCGCGGCATGGACGACTGGTAGTGGAGACCACCGCTGGGTGACCGGTGGCCGAGACCTCATAGTGTGGGAGCAGCTCCCCAGTTCCGGGAAAAACAG GGGTGACGTCACGGTGAAGAGAAACAGCCTGATGGACACGACGGTGCTGGAATCAGAGGGGGACACCGAGGAAGACGAGGACACCAACG ATTACGAGGATAATGAGGACGGAGGGGCTGAGGAGGACGGATCGCCTGGCTCGTGGCTGCGCTGCGTTCTCCAGTGA